Genomic DNA from Corylus avellana chromosome ca4, CavTom2PMs-1.0:
AAACCGAATTGAACAAGCATAAACcaacttgaaccgcataaaacaaacgcctaaatttgaagaagaatcttgttttctgccatatagagatgccaaaagtaaaaatagaccacaaatttgaaatcatgatgaaaaattgagtaggaaacacctggtcaactttttcagtggtcaaagtcaaagtcaacggtcaacgaTTGAAAAGTCAACGCTGACGTGGTAAGGTTTGACTTGATACTGCTGACGTGGCACACAGGCTGACGTggcactgatgacgtggcaattagggctgacgtggcaattaTGGCTGACGTGGCAATTAGGGGTGACGTGGCAATCAGGGCTGACGTGTCTATGATGACGTGGCAAGGATGGCGTGgcaattagggctgacgtggcaagaATGGCGTGGCACGTGTGTGCGGTGGCGCGTGTGGTACACGCGCGAACGGAGGAGTCTTGTACTGGCGCGTGGATCTGACGCGCGGACCTTCTGGGGGCGCGTGACGGCGCGTGAAGGGTGGTATGGAGGATCTGAGGCCTGTTCTGGAATCCTGGGGAGCAGATCTATCGATCGATGGCCTGAGGGAAgcaatcggaccaccgtggcggccGGTGGCTGGACGGCAGAGGCGGAATTGCCGAACCtttgggcggcgcgtgagggcgcgtgTGGGCTCCGATATGGCTGTGTGCGGCGGCTCTGGGACGGTTATCTTCCGggctttcaagcggtatagtgatacgctgaaaacctcgaggagaagatagagaaccgtgaggatcagagagaaggattcgccggataacactggcggcgccggaaaacgtcaaagacgtttattggaggccacagtaaggtggctctgataccatgttaaatatattggataatatattagaagcggaagaaagagagagaagagagagagagcgaaagcacacaatggactacattgtattgactctaattataataatgaatacagaggcctctatttatagagaggcaagtaacctaatagattaaggaaaggtaaacctagtagaataaggaaaggtaaacctagtagaataagaaaaggtaaacctagtagactaataatacctaaagaagtaaataacaagtaatattcttaacacttTTCTTCCTCTAGAATCTCAGATATGCTTACGAAACCAGGCTGGCTGAAGACAGTTGCAGCATATATTTCATCACAGATCAAGTGGATGCTCTTCTCATTGATGAAGCTTACAAGTTTTATTAGAGTCTGTCTGTCTAATATAGTGCCAAGAGGGTTTGATGAATTGGTAATCAGCAAACCTTTTACTCTGATGTTTTCCATTTCAGCTCTCTCATAGGCAGCTTCCAAAGCTTCTCTTGTCACCTTGAAATTGTTAGAGCTTTCACAGACTACTGGAAGGAGTTGTACTCCTGTTCTCCATCTCAAATCCCGATCAAAACTGCAATAAAAAAGCCAAATTGTTTTAGCATTTCTCCTGCATATATAGAGattaattatatgttttgtATGTTTCTAGAGGTCTTGCATATATCTATGTAAAAATTTGGAACcatattaaatacaaatacttTTCTTTGTCATTGACTAATCCAAATTATTGACCGTTTAACCATCAGTGCGTAATTGCTTTTCTCATTGTTTTGACTGTTACAggcattttgaaaagaaaattctttacCCTTTGACTCAAGTGGTGCTGTCAGtcaactacaatttttttttttttctggatctTTGACTAATGCTAATTGGCTCAAAATTGAGAACAAGGGGCTTTTCTTCGAGGAAGATGGGGCTGATCATTTTCCTCTAGTATCTTccaattttttgtcaaaaattggTTTGGAGGTTTGTATGAGAGTAAAACCTTTAGTAAACCCTTTTAGTTGAGGACCACTGCAAATTGGATGTGATCATGCCCCCACCAATCATTCAACTAGTTGGATCCGGATCCccactaatttattatttaaattaattcgAACAATACATATGAGAGTCGTTATTAAACTCATTTGTCCAAATAGAAGTACAGACAGCCTAAAACTTGTCCAGTTATtcatatttattgtttaaattactAATAAACGAGAGAATAAAACTGTCGGAAATCTAAAACTGTCGAATTATCTTAAAAAGTTCTTAAATGGTGGTCTTTTGGCTTTATTGTTTCAAGCTTTTCCGGCATTGTAAAAAGTTCATATAGGTTATTGGGAGTACGTATTTTTTAGAAACTTTTATCAATTTTAGTTCACTGGAAGATGTAAATTAGGGTTTTCTCTTTATCAGTTAGCATTTATAACATCAATCTTACAAGAGATTCTACCCTCTTTAGTTTCCCTTATAGTCAGTAGCCTGCCTACCCCATGAATTTGTAAAAGGTGATTGTGTTAAATGAGTTAAAATGTGTTAAAATGTGTTCAGTTTGAGACtggatgttttcttttttgctggATTTTAGTTTCCTCTTGTAACAGGCAGAAGCTTATGAGTTCTCTTTGTTATGTTGCTAGAGTAATGACCTTTTTGCTCTGTTCTTGGATGAAACAATGGCATACTCCTGTGCTGTATTAAAGGTCAGGATCAAAACCATTCGATGATTTATGATCAAGCAAGCATAATTTTCTTCCACGTATTCCATTTCTTtaacttatatttatttatgtgttaAAACATTTCATAGAAGGAAGATGAAGACTTAAAGGTTGCACAACTGAGAAAGATCTCTCTTCTGATTGAAAAGGTACGACTCGTTCAATTGGAgtcatcaaaatttgaaaatgttcTTGGTGTAATGTAAGAGTTGTACAATTCATTTCTCTTCGATTAATTCAGGCaagaattgataaaaatcaTGAAGTTCTTGAGATTGGGTGTGGTTGGGGAAGCTTAGCTATTGAAGTTGTCAAACGAACTGGATGCAAGTACACTGGCATCACTCTGTCTGAGGAGCAATTGAAATTTGCGGAAATGAATGTGAAAGAAGCTGGCCTTCAGGTATTGACATATTGAAATTAGAGAATGAGAGTTTGACATGTGTTAAGCCATATGTTTTCTATTATGCAGGGTTCCTAGAGAATGAGAGTTTCACTCTCTGGTTCTTCTCTTGTCATAGAATATCTGATTGAATCTGGCATCTCTTATCATACACTTTTCTTCACAAGtcattttgaatttaattttaatcgACTCTATTACCAGGACCGcattaaatttcttctttgcGACTACCGCCAATTGCTTAATACCCTCAAATATGACACAATCATATCTTGGTAAGTTCCTTTGACACTGAATTCATATCTGACATAACTTCCTCAGCAAAGAACATGATCTTGGATAGCATTTTTTCAGTGAGATGCTAGAAGCTGTTGGCCATGAATTCATGGAAGCATTTTTTGCTTGCTGTGAATCGGTATTAGCAGAAGATGGGCTTCTTGTTCTGCAGGTAATGATAGGATGGAAAGAAAAGAGCTTGTGTCCTCTCTCATTCCCCtgtttgattatattttcatGATTACAGAATGCCTTGTTGGTCTCTATATCTCTTTTACGAGTTTAATTTAAATACATTGCTAACCATTATAGGTTGTTGGTCTTGTTTTAGTTCATATCAATACCAGATGAACGTTATGATGAGTACAGGCAGATTTCATATAGGAATATATATTTCCTGGTGGATGCCTTCCTTCATTAAGTAGAGTAACATCAGCCATGGCTGCTGCATCCAGACTCTGGTACAAGTTTATTTTGTagagttattttttgtttaatatttatttCTCTGCATAATTAACAGAAATTTGGTAACTGCAGTGTGGAGGACCTAGAGAACATAGGGATTCATTACTACCAAACACTCAGATACTGGAGAAAGAATTTTCTTGAGAAGCAGGGGTAAGTGGTCTAAACTctgtagaaaaagaaaattgttctaGCATCTGAAGTCcttgtagttttgagtttttggaCCTTGCTATTCATGTCCgaccaaaagaaaagagtttttggaaCATATATTTTCACATTTTAACTTCCATTACTAGGAAGATCACATGTTTGCTGCATTGGAGTGGCTAAAACTGATGAAAGGGATAAGATTGTCACTGGACTCTGGTTTAAGTGTAGCAAGTTggcatatttattttatttcatgttgTTCTTTAAGCCATTATGCTGGAAATCTATTattatgttcaatgatattacaTGAAGACTATAAACAAGTTTTGTATTTTGATATTGTGGcattaatttttgtgttttcagcaAAATCCTCACTCTCGGGTTTAGTGAAAAATTCATTCGGAGGGAATATTACTTTGATTATTGTGCGGCTGGTTTTAAGACGCATACACTTGGAAATTATCAGGTATATATACTTGATGAACAACTGCTATTTGCCATGTCCCTTGTTAAATACTTTAGAAAGTATTGAATAATCTGTTAAGAACATCAACTTGTGTAAAATACTAAGAACCACTATTGCTTTGTTTCCATGGGAGATGAAATCATACTTCATaattcacatttttattttgctcGGTGAAACTAGATGCAGTATATATGAAAGGAATAAGCAAAATATTCCCAGATATAAGATCATTGTTTTGCTTCAGATCATGGAGATAACAAAGAGAAGGGTATATTCTGCATAGTGTTTATAACAATGAGAAGGGTATATTTTACATAGTTTTTACTAGTATAGAAATGAGTGTTTATAGAAACCTTGATTAGAAACAATTTAATGTAAAATGTTGATTTTTGGTTCTTAAATTTGGATTagatacgtttttttttttttttttgtccttcatattgaaaaagttttaattttgtccttgaaaatttaaatataGCAATGTCATCCTGCCATCCATCATCCATGAATTAAAGTGTACATGTAACTCATGGATTGAAGTCTTGTGTGTGCAATGTCATCCGCCAACTCTTACCTCCACCATGACCACTGTAGCTCCATTGTCATTGCTAGATCGCCACTACTAATCTACCACCaccaccgagagagagagagagagagagagagcttttgGTGGTGGTGGTATAATGGGGGTGTGGTGGTGATGGTTGTGGTGATGTTGGAACTACAGTGGTCGTGGTGGAGGTAGGGTTCGACgttgaaaagagagaatttcAGTTTTTGATATGCATTGATAAAGTGATAGATTTTGGGTTTTAGATTAGAGTTATTGCAAGGAATCTCAATCCGTAACTCATAAAGGGTTTTAATGAGACACAATTATAACCTCATTTACATGCATGGCAGATAAATAGGAGGATGACATTgctatgtttaaaaaatttcaggGAGGAAATTAGGAACTTTATATATTTCAAAGACAAAAACCAAATTTGGGCCAAATTTTAGGTTCTAAAATTCTTTTCAGCCTACTTAAATAATGATAATGCTTGCAATTGGTAATCATATTCTCTTATAATTAAGCCCATATCTCCTTCACTGAACGAAGCTGTTTGAGACTTCTCTCACTTGTCATAATAGTTTATTTATTGCATACTGTTTGGAGCTGTACTTTGAAATATTGTGGTTTTCCCTTTATGTAGGTTGTATTATCACGTCCTGGCAATGCTGCTGCGTTTGATAATCCATATCAAACTTTGCCTTCAGCATGTTGATTATGTTCTCAAAGGAGAGACACAATCTTCATATTCCTGCCTGGACAAACTATGgttgattctttcttttttggtggtCATTATTGACATTATATTGCTTTCATTTGTTGTGCGTACGAGGGCAGACCAGAAAAGAGTTGCATTCTTTGCTGATTCAGAATCGTAACTTGATCATGGAACTAATAAATCTTATGGTCTGAGCTTTAACAGTTTAACACAAAGATTCCGTTGCTTATTCCACTACAAAACATCTTTATGCTAGGAACGCTCTGGGATGGGGTCGATCGTTTTAACAAAAGCGACTCTACCATGGgtcattttaatagtaaaacGACCCACCTCAGAAGGAGGGGTCGTTTGAACAGTACTGT
This window encodes:
- the LOC132178309 gene encoding LOW QUALITY PROTEIN: uncharacterized protein LOC132178309 (The sequence of the model RefSeq protein was modified relative to this genomic sequence to represent the inferred CDS: inserted 1 base in 1 codon; substituted 1 base at 1 genomic stop codon), whose product is MAYSCAVLKKEDEDLKVAQLRKISLLIEKARIDKNHEVLEIGCGWGSLAIEVVKRTGCKYTGITLSEEQLKFAEMNVKEAGLQDRIKFLLCDYRQLLNTLKYDTIISCEMLEAVGHEFMEAFFACCESVLAEDGLLVLQFISIPDERYDEYRXDFIXEYIFPGGCLPSLSRVTSAMAAASRLCVEDLENIGIHYYQTLRYWRKNFLEKQGKILTLGFSEKFIRREYYFDYCAAGFKTHTLGNYQVVLSRPGNAAAFDNPYQTLPSAC